In a single window of the Hirundo rustica isolate bHirRus1 chromosome 7, bHirRus1.pri.v3, whole genome shotgun sequence genome:
- the FAM237A gene encoding protein FAM237A produces MDLGNRGRVHCTMRLACSLSLMLVFCVTPFLCHSQIDPLALGRADPQCWESSSAVLLEMRKPRISDSVSGFWDFMIFLKSSENLKHGALFWDLAQLFWDIYVDCVLSRTHGLGRRQLAEAEQKMATLRSMFTGRKQGTFSHIQRSPVLKKKDSFEDLISIHIHKSRSILLGRIIGVLGKKRKLHV; encoded by the exons ATGGATCTTGGAAACAGAGGAAGAGTCCACTGCACCATGAGACttgcctgctctctctcactcATGTTAGTGTTCTGTGTGACACCTTTCCTCTGCCACAGTCAAATTGATCCACTGGCTCTTGGGCGGGCAGACCCCCAGTGCTGGGAATCCTCCTCAGCTGTTTTACTAGAGATGAGGAAGCCTCGCatttctgactctgtcagtggcTTTTGGGACTTCATGATCTTTCTGAAATCCTCCGAGAACTTGAAACATGGGGCTTTGTTCTGGGACCTGGCACAGCTCTTCTGGGATATCTACGTGGACTGTGTGCTCTCCAGAACCCATGGTCTGGGGAGAAGGCAGCTGGCAGAAGCTGAGCAGAAGATGGCTACTCTACGTTCTATGTtcacagggagaaaacaag GGACATTTTCTCATATTCAGAGGTCACCAGTTCTGAAGAAGAAAGACTCATTTGAAGATTTAATAAGTATCCATATACATAAGAGTAGATCTATATTACTTGGAAGAATCATTGGAGTGctaggaaaaaagaggaaattacaCGTTTAG